The following coding sequences lie in one Mycobacterium sp. DL440 genomic window:
- a CDS encoding ComEC/Rec2 family competence protein: MLAIEMLPGGHGDAIVVEYGTNADTHRILIDGGTARSWDAVRERLKARPDQTYEAMVITHVDEDHIGGSLQILADPDLRHRIRDIWFNGFVHCERGGSVLGPVDGERLTQRINDGPFRWNNPFPDRVSTKVGGPVVVSASRTELPVIELPGGAAVHLLSPTGQKLKKMATEWRSVVTAAGLVPGEGTPLEARTPPIRHKEVPPLPDKLTDQILRTMAKASTADNSEANGSSIAFIVEYEDRRALLGADAHSDVLVQSLSKYATAVGEERVRLDLVKLPHHCSRANVTVELIDAIAAKRYLISTNGDNFAHPDHAAIARIILGSARPPTFYCNYRSQFTEPWQDRAADVGAKFVLPASGCEGLRVSATA; the protein is encoded by the coding sequence ATGCTGGCCATCGAGATGCTGCCCGGCGGTCACGGCGATGCCATCGTCGTCGAGTACGGCACCAACGCGGACACGCACCGGATACTCATCGACGGCGGCACCGCGCGTTCCTGGGATGCCGTGCGTGAACGCCTCAAGGCAAGGCCCGACCAAACCTACGAGGCGATGGTCATCACCCATGTCGACGAGGATCACATCGGCGGGAGCCTGCAGATCCTCGCCGATCCGGATCTGCGCCACCGGATCCGGGACATCTGGTTCAACGGATTCGTGCACTGTGAACGTGGCGGCAGTGTGCTGGGGCCCGTCGACGGCGAGCGACTCACCCAGCGGATCAACGACGGTCCGTTCCGCTGGAACAACCCGTTCCCCGACCGGGTCAGCACCAAGGTCGGTGGGCCGGTGGTGGTTTCGGCCTCAAGGACGGAGCTTCCCGTCATCGAACTGCCCGGCGGTGCCGCCGTCCATCTGTTGTCCCCCACCGGGCAGAAGCTGAAGAAGATGGCGACCGAATGGCGATCAGTGGTCACCGCAGCAGGTTTGGTACCCGGCGAGGGAACACCGCTGGAGGCGCGGACACCGCCGATCCGCCACAAGGAAGTCCCACCGCTACCCGACAAGCTCACCGACCAGATCCTGCGGACGATGGCGAAGGCGTCGACCGCCGACAACTCGGAGGCCAACGGGTCGAGTATTGCGTTCATCGTCGAATATGAGGACCGACGCGCCTTGTTGGGCGCGGACGCCCACTCCGATGTGCTCGTGCAGTCCTTGAGCAAGTACGCCACAGCGGTTGGCGAGGAACGTGTTCGGCTGGATCTGGTGAAGCTGCCGCACCACTGCAGCCGGGCCAACGTCACCGTAGAGCTGATCGATGCGATCGCGGCCAAGCGGTATCTGATCTCGACCAACGGGGACAATTTCGCGCACCCGGATCACGCCGCGATCGCCAGGATCATTCTCGGGTCGGCACGGCCGCCCACGTTCTACTGCAACTACCGCAGCCAGTTCACCGAGCCGTGGCAGGACCGGGCCGCCGATGTGGGTGCCAAGTTCGTCCTGCCGGCGAGCGGATGTGAGGGACTGCGGGTTTCGGCGACTGCGTGA
- a CDS encoding MCE family protein produces the protein MTNSPRREKIDPIWWAPVLVIVIVAVTALTALLFTGTLRRTVPLTLVSDRAGLVMEDGAKVKLRGVQIGEVSSIAAEAAAGESGARLRLKIDPDDFAYLPGNVEAEIKSSTAFGAKYVDLIVPEAGASPEPLRPGAVLHSRNVTVEVNTVFENLQSVVTAIDPAKLNAVLSAVGESLRGKGEVIGQAISDANKVLLAVNPRMDTIRQDWQLFGGTTQAYSVAAQDILSILDSFSTTANTISSHAGALDELLLSAVGFSRSGVDTLGANQPNLVRALNLLDPTTALFMKYSPTYTCLFQGAVWFLEHGGRDALGGNGKSVIMDAALLAGDDPYRYPDNLPVVNAKGGPGGRPSCGSLPDVSKNFPVKYLVTDTGFGTGLDVRPNPGIGFPGWANYFPVTRAVPEPPSIRYPGAPAPGPLPPYSGAPAYGAPEYGPDGAPLYPPPPQEGQP, from the coding sequence ATGACCAATTCACCCAGGCGAGAAAAGATCGATCCCATCTGGTGGGCTCCGGTCCTGGTCATCGTGATCGTGGCCGTGACTGCCCTGACCGCACTGTTGTTCACCGGCACGCTGCGCCGCACCGTCCCGCTCACCCTGGTCTCCGATCGGGCCGGCCTGGTCATGGAGGACGGCGCAAAGGTCAAGCTGCGAGGTGTCCAGATCGGCGAAGTGTCGTCGATCGCAGCCGAAGCCGCGGCAGGGGAGTCCGGCGCAAGGCTCAGACTCAAGATCGATCCCGACGACTTCGCTTATCTCCCGGGCAATGTCGAAGCGGAGATCAAATCCAGCACCGCCTTCGGAGCCAAATATGTCGACCTCATCGTCCCGGAGGCCGGTGCGAGTCCAGAGCCTTTGCGCCCCGGGGCGGTGCTGCACTCACGCAACGTCACCGTCGAGGTCAACACCGTATTCGAGAACCTGCAGTCCGTTGTCACCGCGATCGACCCGGCGAAACTCAATGCGGTGCTCTCCGCCGTCGGGGAATCCCTGCGCGGAAAAGGGGAAGTCATCGGCCAGGCCATCTCCGACGCCAACAAGGTGCTGCTCGCGGTGAACCCCCGGATGGACACCATCCGTCAGGACTGGCAGTTGTTCGGAGGGACGACCCAGGCATACTCCGTTGCCGCGCAAGACATCCTGTCGATCCTGGACTCCTTCTCGACGACGGCGAACACCATCAGCAGCCACGCCGGGGCGCTCGACGAACTTCTGCTGTCCGCGGTCGGCTTCTCCCGCTCGGGTGTCGATACCCTCGGCGCAAACCAACCCAACCTCGTACGTGCGCTGAACCTGCTCGACCCGACCACCGCGCTGTTCATGAAGTACTCGCCGACCTACACCTGCCTGTTCCAGGGGGCGGTCTGGTTCCTCGAACACGGCGGCCGGGATGCACTGGGTGGCAACGGGAAATCGGTGATCATGGACGCCGCGTTGCTGGCCGGCGACGACCCCTACCGGTATCCGGACAACCTTCCGGTGGTCAACGCGAAGGGCGGGCCCGGGGGTAGGCCGAGTTGCGGCTCGCTGCCGGACGTCAGCAAGAACTTCCCGGTGAAGTACCTGGTGACCGACACCGGGTTCGGCACGGGACTGGATGTCCGGCCCAACCCGGGCATCGGGTTTCCCGGCTGGGCCAACTATTTCCCGGTCACCCGCGCGGTGCCGGAACCGCCGAGCATCCGCTATCCGGGCGCTCCGGCGCCGGGCCCGTTGCCGCCGTATTCGGGCGCACCTGCCTACGGCGCCCCCGAATACGGACCGGACGGAGCGCCGCTCTACCCGCCGCCGCCACAGGAGGGTCAGCCATGA
- a CDS encoding MCE family protein has product MRRATIRVATRVVLFTGLSLVFTFILVTVFGQFRFDSRASYSAVFTNVSGLKGGNFVRIAGVEVGKVKDLTLHKDGTVTVDFAIDKTLTLTEGTRAAVRYENLIGDRYLSLDEGPGSVRKLRPGQSIPVDRTTPALDVDALIGGFRPLFRALDPDQVNALSGELLKVFQGQGGTISSVLAQTSALTTTLAGRDQLIGQVITNLNTVLGTFAKRDEQFAEGLDKLSELVAGLAERRSDIATGTAYINAAAGSVADLLTTAREPIKEAVTQTDRFSGQIMADRDYVDDLVKTLPDAYQVLARNGLYGDYFGFYLCDAILKLNGKGGQPVYVKLAGQDSGRCTPK; this is encoded by the coding sequence ATGAGACGTGCAACGATCCGTGTCGCGACGCGGGTGGTGCTGTTCACCGGGCTGAGCCTGGTCTTCACCTTCATCCTGGTGACGGTGTTCGGGCAGTTCCGGTTCGATTCACGCGCTTCCTACAGCGCGGTGTTCACCAACGTGTCCGGCCTCAAGGGTGGCAATTTCGTGCGCATCGCGGGTGTCGAGGTGGGCAAGGTCAAAGACCTCACCCTGCACAAAGACGGGACGGTCACCGTCGACTTCGCCATCGACAAGACTCTGACGCTGACCGAGGGAACCCGCGCGGCGGTGCGTTACGAGAACCTGATCGGCGACCGTTACCTGTCCCTGGACGAGGGGCCCGGATCGGTTCGTAAACTTCGACCGGGACAGTCGATTCCGGTGGATCGCACAACTCCCGCACTGGACGTGGACGCCCTGATCGGCGGGTTCCGGCCGTTGTTCCGCGCGCTCGACCCGGATCAAGTCAACGCCCTGTCCGGGGAGCTGCTCAAGGTGTTCCAGGGGCAAGGCGGCACCATCTCATCGGTTCTGGCCCAAACCTCGGCGTTGACCACCACGTTGGCCGGGCGCGACCAACTCATCGGTCAGGTGATCACCAACCTCAACACGGTGCTCGGCACGTTTGCCAAACGCGACGAACAGTTCGCCGAAGGCCTGGACAAGCTGTCGGAGCTGGTTGCCGGGCTGGCCGAGCGCAGATCCGACATCGCCACCGGGACGGCCTATATCAACGCTGCGGCCGGCTCGGTGGCCGACTTGCTGACCACCGCGCGCGAACCGATCAAGGAGGCCGTGACGCAGACGGATCGGTTCTCGGGGCAGATCATGGCCGACCGGGACTACGTGGACGACTTGGTCAAGACCCTGCCCGACGCCTACCAGGTGCTCGCCCGGAACGGTCTCTACGGCGACTATTTCGGCTTCTACCTGTGCGACGCGATTCTCAAGCTCAACGGAAAAGGCGGCCAGCCGGTATATGTCAAACTCGCCGGCCAGGATTCGGGACGGTGCACGCCGAAATGA
- a CDS encoding ABC transporter permease, with protein sequence MTAVSWAKPAFAVGDFVVLAGETFAAMVRPPFAWRELLDQIWFVARVSIVPTVVLSIPYTVLIVFTLNIVLLEVGAGDLSGAGAALASVTQVGPVVTAIVVSGAAATAMCADLGARTIREEIDAMKVIGVNPVQALVVPRVIAATFVALMLYSVVAVVGLTGSYMFVVYVQHVTPGAFVAGLTLLTGLPQVVVSLVKALLFGLSAGLIACYKGLSVGGGPTAVGNAVNETVVFAFMALFFINILATAFGVKVAP encoded by the coding sequence ATGACAGCGGTTTCCTGGGCCAAACCCGCTTTCGCAGTCGGTGATTTCGTCGTCCTGGCCGGCGAGACCTTCGCCGCGATGGTGCGCCCGCCGTTCGCCTGGCGCGAGCTGCTCGATCAGATCTGGTTCGTGGCGCGGGTGTCGATCGTGCCCACCGTCGTGCTGTCCATCCCGTACACGGTGCTGATCGTGTTCACCCTCAACATCGTTCTGCTCGAGGTCGGAGCCGGTGACCTGTCCGGTGCCGGCGCAGCCCTGGCGTCGGTGACCCAGGTCGGTCCGGTGGTGACCGCGATCGTCGTGTCCGGCGCGGCCGCCACCGCGATGTGCGCGGACCTGGGCGCGCGCACGATCCGCGAGGAGATCGACGCGATGAAGGTGATCGGCGTCAACCCGGTGCAGGCGCTGGTGGTGCCGCGGGTGATCGCGGCGACTTTCGTTGCGCTGATGCTGTATTCGGTGGTCGCAGTGGTCGGGCTCACCGGAAGCTACATGTTCGTGGTGTACGTCCAGCACGTCACGCCCGGGGCGTTCGTCGCCGGTCTGACACTGCTGACCGGCCTGCCGCAGGTGGTGGTGTCTTTGGTCAAGGCGCTGTTGTTCGGGCTGTCGGCCGGCCTGATCGCCTGCTACAAGGGACTGTCGGTGGGCGGCGGCCCGACCGCTGTCGGCAACGCGGTCAACGAGACCGTGGTGTTCGCCTTCATGGCGCTGTTCTTCATCAACATTCTGGCCACTGCGTTCGGGGTGAAGGTGGCTCCGTGA
- a CDS encoding glycoside hydrolase, whose protein sequence is MGKRRLARGRGRLLALAASVTLAASMVYVQNTESTCCPEAPSATPPSNQQPAPVPAQAELVAASAPVVARDFQFSLPKGPAPEGGLQVKTIWVARAIAVMFPEITTIGGYRQDALKWHPNGLAIDVMIPNYHSKGGIELGNQIAGFALANAQRWGVLHVIWRQGLYPGIGAPHWTADYGNETANHFDHVHIATDGGGYPTGHESYFLGSMSR, encoded by the coding sequence GTGGGGAAACGACGGTTGGCTAGGGGGCGGGGACGCTTGCTGGCGCTTGCCGCCTCCGTCACCCTCGCGGCGAGCATGGTGTACGTGCAGAACACCGAGTCGACATGCTGCCCGGAGGCCCCATCGGCAACACCGCCCAGCAATCAGCAACCGGCGCCGGTCCCCGCTCAGGCCGAGTTGGTGGCGGCCAGCGCGCCCGTCGTAGCCCGCGACTTCCAGTTCTCCCTGCCGAAAGGTCCGGCACCCGAGGGTGGGCTTCAGGTCAAGACGATCTGGGTGGCTCGCGCCATCGCCGTGATGTTCCCCGAGATCACCACGATCGGCGGGTATCGCCAGGATGCGCTGAAGTGGCACCCCAACGGTCTCGCCATCGACGTGATGATCCCGAACTATCACTCCAAGGGCGGCATCGAGCTCGGAAATCAGATCGCGGGTTTCGCCCTCGCCAACGCCCAACGCTGGGGTGTGCTGCACGTGATCTGGCGTCAGGGCCTCTATCCCGGGATCGGCGCTCCGCACTGGACCGCGGACTACGGCAACGAGACGGCCAACCACTTCGACCATGTACACATCGCCACCGACGGCGGCGGATATCCCACCGGGCACGAGTCCTACTTCCTGGGGTCGATGAGCCGCTAG
- a CDS encoding virulence factor Mce family protein, whose product MTMSTRVLRIGIASALSVILVVAITVVATPWWDRVRDNTFTAYFANTNGLYTGDEVRILGVAVGTVESIEPQPDAAKVTFTVDEQYPVPADVQAAILSPSLVSARALQLVPAYESGPKLADGASIPRERTAVPVEWDDLRQQLEKLTDSLQPTTPGGPSPVGEFVNSAAGNLRGQGDTARDTVIKLSQAVSALGDHSSDIFSTVRNLQLLVSALTSSSDLLASFNTNLADISTVLSNTPDEVANATQALDIAVNDLRGFVAENREGLGVTFDRLNTITTALNDSRADVKQVLHIAPTVFQNFMNIYQPAQSAVTGILAPVNFANTVQFICSAVQAASRKDWEQSAKLCVQYLAPIIKNRQYNFPPLGINPFVGASARPNEITYSEDRLNPHLPPPPPASPAPIQTDPALGLPGLMLPGGTP is encoded by the coding sequence GTGACCATGTCGACGCGCGTACTGCGGATCGGAATCGCTTCGGCGCTGAGCGTCATCCTGGTCGTCGCGATCACCGTGGTGGCCACCCCGTGGTGGGATCGGGTCAGGGACAACACCTTCACCGCCTACTTCGCGAATACCAACGGGCTCTACACCGGGGACGAGGTGCGTATTCTCGGCGTGGCGGTGGGGACCGTCGAGAGCATCGAGCCCCAGCCCGACGCCGCCAAGGTCACCTTCACGGTGGACGAGCAATACCCGGTGCCCGCCGACGTCCAGGCGGCGATCCTGTCGCCGTCACTCGTCAGCGCCCGCGCGCTCCAGCTCGTTCCGGCCTATGAGAGCGGTCCGAAACTGGCCGACGGCGCGTCGATTCCACGGGAACGCACCGCGGTGCCCGTCGAATGGGACGATCTGCGTCAGCAGTTGGAGAAGCTCACCGACTCCCTGCAGCCCACCACCCCCGGCGGGCCCAGCCCGGTCGGCGAGTTCGTCAACAGCGCGGCAGGCAATCTGCGCGGCCAGGGCGATACCGCCCGGGACACGGTGATCAAACTGTCCCAAGCGGTTTCGGCGCTGGGCGATCACAGCTCCGACATCTTCAGCACCGTCCGCAACCTGCAACTGCTGGTATCCGCGCTGACCTCGAGCAGCGATCTGCTGGCGTCGTTCAACACCAACCTGGCCGACATCAGCACCGTGTTGAGTAACACCCCCGACGAGGTGGCCAACGCCACTCAGGCCCTCGACATCGCGGTCAACGACCTGCGCGGGTTCGTCGCCGAGAACCGCGAGGGCCTCGGCGTCACGTTCGACCGCCTCAACACGATCACCACCGCACTCAACGACAGCCGTGCCGACGTCAAGCAGGTCCTGCACATCGCGCCGACGGTGTTCCAGAACTTCATGAACATCTACCAGCCGGCGCAGAGCGCGGTGACCGGGATCCTGGCACCGGTCAATTTCGCGAACACCGTCCAGTTCATTTGCAGCGCAGTACAAGCCGCATCCCGGAAGGACTGGGAGCAATCGGCGAAGTTGTGCGTGCAATACCTCGCGCCCATCATCAAGAACCGCCAGTACAACTTCCCGCCGCTCGGGATCAATCCGTTCGTCGGGGCATCAGCGCGGCCCAACGAGATCACCTACAGCGAGGACCGGCTGAATCCGCACCTGCCGCCACCGCCTCCTGCATCGCCCGCGCCGATCCAAACCGATCCCGCACTGGGGCTTCCCGGCCTGATGCTCCCCGGGGGGACTCCATGA
- a CDS encoding MCE family protein: MTRLTLKPLADRSRPAIGAVAILLLAAAVVAAFSYDKIPFIKGTSDYSAYFAEAGGIKPGSDVRVSGLSVGRVSEIRLQGARVLVDFTVRDGVELGERTEAAIKTETVLGTKVLELTPRGDGTLSGPIPIERTTSPYDLPSALGDLTTTISGLDTTRLSSALTTLAETFRDTPPDLKLALQGVARFSDTLNVRDAQLRNLLANANKVTGVLAKRSDQIANLVVTTNALLAELLSQRDSVDALMNNLTAVSHELSGLVADNHAQLKPAVDKLNGVLEILDNRKGELQRTLYLLRRYAMSFGEVLGAGPFFKASLVNLLPGQIAQPFVDSAFSDLGLDPNVLLPSQLVDPGTGQPGTPPLPMPYPRTGQGGEPNLNLPDAITGKPGDPRYPYREPLPAPPPGGPPPGPPALAPAPGELPPPSFGPPVPAEGGQ, translated from the coding sequence ATGACGAGACTCACACTCAAGCCGCTGGCAGATCGCAGCCGGCCGGCGATCGGTGCGGTGGCCATCCTCTTGCTCGCTGCCGCGGTGGTGGCGGCCTTCTCCTACGACAAGATTCCGTTCATCAAAGGCACCTCCGATTACTCCGCATACTTCGCAGAGGCCGGCGGTATCAAACCCGGTAGCGATGTGCGGGTTTCGGGACTGAGCGTGGGCCGGGTCTCGGAGATCCGGCTTCAGGGCGCCCGGGTTCTGGTGGACTTCACGGTCCGCGACGGAGTCGAACTGGGGGAGCGTACGGAGGCGGCGATCAAGACCGAGACCGTGCTCGGAACCAAGGTGCTCGAGCTGACTCCTCGCGGCGACGGCACGCTGAGCGGACCCATCCCGATCGAACGGACGACGTCGCCCTACGATCTGCCCTCCGCGCTGGGTGATCTGACCACCACGATCAGTGGACTCGACACCACTCGATTGTCCTCGGCGCTCACCACATTGGCCGAGACGTTCCGTGACACCCCGCCGGATCTGAAACTCGCACTGCAAGGTGTGGCCCGGTTCTCGGACACCCTCAATGTCCGAGACGCGCAGCTGCGCAACCTGTTGGCCAACGCCAACAAGGTCACCGGTGTGCTCGCCAAGCGCAGTGACCAGATCGCCAACCTGGTGGTGACCACCAATGCACTCCTGGCCGAACTACTGTCCCAACGCGACTCGGTCGACGCGTTGATGAACAACCTCACCGCGGTGTCACATGAGCTCTCTGGTCTGGTCGCCGACAACCACGCGCAACTCAAGCCCGCCGTCGACAAGCTCAACGGGGTGCTGGAGATCCTGGACAACCGCAAGGGTGAACTGCAGCGCACGCTGTATCTGCTGCGTCGGTATGCGATGTCGTTCGGCGAAGTACTCGGGGCCGGACCGTTCTTCAAGGCCTCGCTGGTCAACCTGTTGCCCGGGCAGATCGCCCAGCCCTTCGTCGATTCCGCGTTCTCCGACCTGGGCCTGGATCCCAATGTGCTGCTGCCATCCCAACTGGTCGACCCGGGTACCGGCCAGCCGGGTACCCCGCCGCTGCCGATGCCGTACCCGCGCACCGGACAGGGCGGGGAACCGAACCTGAACCTGCCCGACGCGATCACCGGCAAGCCGGGAGATCCGCGTTACCCGTACCGGGAACCACTACCCGCTCCGCCGCCGGGTGGGCCGCCGCCCGGACCGCCCGCATTGGCCCCCGCGCCAGGAGAACTCCCGCCGCCCAGTTTCGGGCCGCCGGTACCGGCGGAAGGCGGGCAGTGA
- a CDS encoding ABC transporter permease: MTTTSDERGPEILHRAVDGTRRVGEQTAFYGQALLSTGDALRRYPGEVLRLIATMGMGTGALAVIGGTVVIVGFLTLTTGALIAVQGYNTLSNVGIEALTGFLGAFLNVRFIAPATAGVALAATIGAGATAQLGAMRINEEIDALEVMGIRAITYLASTRIVAGVMAVVPIYTVAVLMSFLATRFGTTIIYGQSRGVYDHYFTTFLHPADLVWSFTEALAMAAAVMAIHTYYGYTATGGPAGVGEAVGRAVRTSITAGVFILLTITLSVYGQSGNFHLSG, from the coding sequence GTGACAACCACTTCCGACGAGCGTGGACCGGAGATCCTGCATCGGGCCGTCGACGGCACGCGCCGCGTCGGGGAGCAGACCGCGTTCTACGGCCAGGCGCTGTTGTCCACCGGTGATGCGTTGCGGCGCTATCCGGGTGAGGTTCTTCGCCTCATCGCCACCATGGGCATGGGCACCGGGGCCCTGGCGGTGATCGGCGGGACCGTCGTGATCGTCGGATTCCTGACCCTGACGACCGGCGCCCTGATCGCCGTCCAGGGCTACAACACACTGTCCAACGTCGGAATCGAGGCTCTCACCGGGTTTCTGGGTGCCTTTCTCAACGTCCGGTTCATCGCTCCGGCGACGGCAGGTGTGGCATTGGCCGCCACGATCGGCGCCGGGGCCACCGCGCAACTGGGTGCGATGCGGATCAACGAGGAGATCGACGCGCTGGAAGTGATGGGCATCCGGGCGATCACGTACCTGGCGTCCACCCGCATTGTCGCGGGAGTGATGGCGGTGGTGCCGATCTATACGGTCGCGGTACTGATGTCGTTTCTGGCCACCAGGTTCGGTACCACGATCATCTACGGTCAGTCACGCGGCGTGTACGACCATTACTTCACCACGTTCCTGCATCCTGCCGACCTGGTGTGGTCGTTCACCGAGGCGCTCGCGATGGCGGCCGCGGTGATGGCCATCCATACCTACTACGGCTACACCGCCACCGGTGGACCCGCCGGGGTCGGTGAGGCGGTCGGCCGGGCGGTCCGCACATCGATCACCGCCGGGGTGTTCATCCTGTTGACCATCACACTGTCCGTCTACGGGCAGTCCGGCAACTTCCACCTGTCCGGGTAG
- a CDS encoding MCE family protein, whose translation MRRLVVAAFVVMCLSVIPGCEWRGLNSLSLPGTQGNGDGSYTIQAQLPDVVVIQQNTRVRVGDVNVGNVTKIEVQDWHALVTMRIDGGVHLPANSTAKLGQTSLLGSMHIELAPPAGEAPRGELADGSVIPLSAAATYPTTEQTLASVSVLLNGGGLAQLQEINQTFAKALAGREDDMRSLLGQLDTFIAGLNAQTDDIITATERLNSLAGQVAARDDTVDTALTTIPKALAVLSEQRTKIADAVDALGKFSAIATSTVAQTKESLVSNLRNIAPVLRELANAGPALTRGLDFLSTYPWVKSTVANWFRGDFANITLVVDLTLSRIDSSLFTGTRWEGNLTELEMQWGRTIGQMPSPYTAGNPLIAPYRWGAY comes from the coding sequence ATGAGGCGGCTGGTGGTCGCGGCATTCGTCGTCATGTGCCTGTCGGTGATCCCGGGATGTGAATGGCGCGGGCTGAATTCACTGAGTCTGCCGGGAACCCAGGGCAACGGTGACGGCTCGTACACCATCCAGGCGCAGTTGCCCGATGTGGTGGTGATCCAGCAGAACACCCGCGTGCGCGTCGGAGACGTCAACGTCGGCAATGTCACCAAGATCGAAGTCCAGGACTGGCATGCCCTGGTGACCATGCGCATCGACGGCGGCGTCCACCTGCCGGCCAACAGCACCGCCAAACTGGGACAGACCAGCCTGCTGGGCTCCATGCACATCGAGCTCGCGCCGCCGGCGGGCGAGGCGCCGCGTGGCGAACTCGCCGACGGCTCGGTGATCCCGCTGTCGGCCGCCGCGACCTATCCGACCACCGAGCAGACACTGGCGTCGGTGTCGGTGCTGCTCAACGGCGGTGGGCTGGCCCAACTGCAGGAGATCAACCAGACCTTCGCGAAGGCGCTGGCCGGCCGGGAGGACGACATGCGCAGTCTCCTCGGCCAATTGGACACCTTCATCGCCGGGCTCAACGCCCAGACCGATGACATCATCACCGCCACCGAGCGGCTCAACTCGCTGGCCGGTCAGGTGGCGGCCCGGGACGACACCGTCGACACCGCGCTCACCACGATCCCGAAGGCGCTTGCGGTGTTGTCCGAGCAGCGCACCAAGATCGCCGATGCCGTCGACGCACTCGGAAAGTTCAGTGCGATCGCCACCTCGACTGTCGCCCAGACCAAGGAATCACTCGTCAGCAACCTGCGCAACATCGCACCGGTGCTGCGGGAACTCGCCAACGCCGGACCCGCACTCACCCGGGGCCTGGACTTCCTGTCGACGTATCCGTGGGTCAAGAGCACGGTGGCCAACTGGTTCCGGGGCGACTTCGCCAACATCACGCTGGTGGTCGATCTGACGTTGAGCCGGATCGACAGCAGCCTGTTCACCGGAACCCGGTGGGAAGGCAACCTCACCGAGCTCGAGATGCAATGGGGCCGAACGATCGGCCAGATGCCCAGCCCGTACACGGCCGGCAACCCATTGATCGCTCCCTACCGGTGGGGGGCGTACTGA